A single Desulfovibrio piger DNA region contains:
- the tkt gene encoding transketolase, with protein MPTRRQCANAIRALAIDAIEKSRSGHPGAPLGMADMAEALWRHGFKHNPADPGWMDRDRFVLSNGHASMLLYAVLYLTGYDLSMDDIRNFRQLGSRTPGHPECHVTPGVEMTTGPLGQGISSAVGMALAEKMLATRFNTPEHTVIDHHTYVFLGDGCLMEGVSHEACSLAGVWGLGKLIALYDSNGISIDGKIDGWFTEDVAARYKAYGWQVIGPVDGHDAGALDAALAEARADADHPSLIICKTHIGFGSSKADSASCHGSPLGVDVAAATCAALGWHQPPFSVPDDIAAAWDAREAGKKAEAEWQARFDAYRAACPELAAELERRMKGDLPADWAGIAAAMIQKAVDAGESIATRVASKKALEELVGNLPEMLGGSADLTGSVGTKTSHSVDFDPATCTGNYLAYGVREFGMSAIMNGLALHGGFIPYAGTFMVFSDYAKNALRLAALMGTRAVWVFTHDSIGVGEDGPTHQPVEQVPGLRLMPGLDVWRPCDTVETAVAWQCALENAHRPTCLSLSRQNLPFVSRDGAQVQAIARGGYVLRDCDGTPELILMATGSEVGITLEAAEALTAEGRKVRVVSMPCCERFDAQDAAYRESVLPDAVRARVAVEAAAADYWRKYVGLDGAVLGMTTFGASGPGKALAEHFGFTAAHLADMARRLLG; from the coding sequence ATGCCTACCCGCAGACAGTGTGCCAACGCCATCCGCGCCCTTGCCATCGACGCCATCGAGAAGTCCCGTTCCGGTCATCCCGGCGCCCCCCTGGGCATGGCCGACATGGCCGAAGCCCTCTGGCGCCACGGCTTCAAACACAATCCCGCCGATCCCGGCTGGATGGATCGAGACCGCTTCGTGCTGTCCAACGGTCACGCCTCCATGCTGCTCTATGCCGTGCTGTACCTCACCGGTTACGACCTGAGCATGGACGACATCCGCAACTTCCGCCAGCTGGGCTCCCGCACTCCCGGCCACCCTGAGTGCCACGTGACCCCCGGCGTGGAGATGACCACCGGTCCCCTGGGACAGGGCATCTCGTCCGCCGTGGGCATGGCCCTGGCCGAAAAGATGCTGGCCACCCGCTTCAACACCCCCGAACATACGGTCATCGACCATCACACCTATGTGTTCCTCGGTGACGGCTGCCTCATGGAAGGGGTGTCCCACGAGGCCTGCTCCCTGGCCGGTGTGTGGGGCCTGGGCAAGCTCATCGCCCTGTACGACTCCAACGGCATCTCCATCGACGGCAAGATCGACGGCTGGTTCACCGAAGACGTGGCCGCCCGCTACAAAGCCTACGGCTGGCAGGTCATCGGCCCCGTGGACGGCCATGACGCCGGGGCCCTGGACGCCGCCCTGGCCGAGGCCCGCGCCGACGCCGACCACCCCAGCCTCATCATCTGCAAGACCCACATCGGTTTCGGTTCCTCCAAGGCCGACTCCGCCTCCTGCCACGGCTCGCCCCTGGGCGTGGACGTGGCCGCCGCCACCTGCGCCGCCCTGGGATGGCATCAGCCCCCCTTCTCCGTGCCGGACGACATCGCCGCCGCCTGGGACGCCCGCGAAGCCGGCAAGAAGGCCGAAGCCGAGTGGCAGGCCCGTTTCGACGCCTACCGCGCCGCCTGTCCCGAACTGGCCGCCGAGCTGGAACGCCGCATGAAGGGCGACCTGCCCGCCGACTGGGCCGGCATCGCCGCGGCCATGATCCAGAAGGCCGTGGACGCCGGTGAGAGCATCGCCACCCGCGTGGCCTCCAAAAAGGCCCTGGAAGAACTGGTGGGCAACCTGCCCGAGATGCTGGGCGGCTCCGCCGACCTGACCGGTTCCGTGGGCACCAAGACCAGCCATTCCGTGGACTTCGATCCCGCCACCTGCACCGGCAACTATCTGGCCTACGGGGTGCGCGAGTTCGGCATGAGCGCCATCATGAACGGCCTGGCCCTGCACGGCGGCTTCATCCCCTACGCCGGCACCTTCATGGTCTTCTCCGACTACGCCAAGAACGCCCTGCGCCTGGCGGCCCTCATGGGCACCCGCGCGGTCTGGGTCTTCACCCACGACTCCATCGGCGTGGGCGAGGACGGCCCCACCCACCAGCCCGTCGAACAGGTGCCCGGCCTGCGCCTCATGCCCGGCCTGGATGTCTGGCGCCCCTGCGATACCGTGGAGACCGCCGTTGCCTGGCAGTGCGCCCTGGAGAACGCCCACCGTCCCACCTGCCTTTCGCTCTCGCGCCAGAACCTTCCCTTCGTCAGCCGCGACGGGGCCCAGGTGCAGGCCATCGCCCGCGGCGGCTATGTGCTGCGTGACTGCGACGGCACCCCCGAGCTCATCCTCATGGCCACCGGCTCCGAAGTGGGCATCACCCTTGAGGCCGCCGAGGCCCTCACCGCCGAAGGCCGCAAGGTGCGCGTGGTCTCCATGCCCTGCTGCGAACGCTTCGACGCCCAGGACGCCGCCTACCGCGAAAGCGTGCTGCCCGACGCCGTGCGCGCCCGCGTGGCCGTGGAAGCCGCTGCCGCCGACTACTGGCGCAAATATGTGGGCCTTGACGGCGCCGTGCTCGGCATGACCACCTTCGGGGCTTCCGGCCCGGGCAAGGCCCTGGCCGAACACTTCGGCTTCACCGCCGCCCACCTGGCCGACATGGCCCGCCGGCTGCTGGGCTAG
- the rpe gene encoding ribulose-phosphate 3-epimerase, whose amino-acid sequence MILSPSLLSADFSRLADELAALEAAGISWLHLDIMDGAFVPNITFGQPVIQSLRQRSSRLFFDVHLMIEEPARYLEAFRDAGADMLVIHAEADRHPQRTLSEIRRLGMKAGLAFNPGTDIAPLRWLAPDLDMVLIMSVNPGFSGQKFIPQSFDKIRATRTMLNAAGAGDVLIQVDGGACPENTAQLVAAGADVLVSGSAFFGHPPYDRCHQRFQAAARTAADNAHDARCAAAALWQPGRALKK is encoded by the coding sequence ATGATCCTTTCTCCTTCCCTGCTCTCCGCCGATTTCTCCCGCCTGGCCGACGAGCTCGCCGCCCTTGAGGCCGCGGGCATCTCCTGGCTGCACCTGGACATCATGGACGGGGCCTTCGTGCCCAACATCACCTTTGGCCAGCCCGTCATCCAAAGCCTGCGCCAGCGCAGCAGCCGGCTTTTCTTCGACGTGCACCTCATGATCGAGGAACCCGCCCGCTATCTGGAGGCCTTCCGTGATGCGGGGGCCGACATGCTGGTCATCCACGCCGAGGCCGACCGCCATCCCCAGCGCACCCTCAGCGAGATCCGCCGCCTGGGCATGAAAGCCGGCCTGGCCTTCAATCCCGGCACGGACATCGCCCCCCTGCGCTGGCTGGCCCCCGATCTGGACATGGTGCTCATCATGAGCGTGAACCCCGGCTTCTCCGGCCAGAAGTTCATCCCCCAGAGTTTCGACAAGATCCGCGCCACCCGCACCATGCTCAATGCCGCCGGGGCCGGGGACGTGCTCATCCAGGTGGACGGCGGCGCCTGCCCCGAGAACACCGCGCAGCTGGTGGCCGCCGGGGCCGACGTGCTGGTCTCGGGCTCGGCCTTCTTCGGTCATCCCCCCTATGACCGGTGCCATCAGCGATTCCAGGCCGCTGCCCGGACCGCGGCCGACAATGCCCACGATGCCCGTTGCGCTGCGGCCGCCCTGTGGCAGCCCGGCCGCGCCCTGAAAAAATAA
- a CDS encoding MerR family transcriptional regulator — translation MSEKLYKIGQAAALLNLNTSVLRFWETVFPQLAPRRTDSGQRFYTEEDMALLRRIQQLLHQKGMTIEGARRILDGSATLDEILPERAASKRDPALMLKLKNELTELRRLLAGR, via the coding sequence ATGTCGGAAAAACTCTACAAGATCGGCCAGGCCGCCGCCCTGCTCAACCTCAATACTTCCGTGCTGCGTTTCTGGGAAACGGTGTTCCCCCAGCTGGCTCCCCGGCGTACGGACTCGGGCCAGCGTTTCTACACCGAAGAGGACATGGCCCTGCTGCGCCGCATCCAGCAGCTGCTGCACCAGAAGGGCATGACCATAGAAGGCGCGCGCCGCATCCTGGACGGCAGCGCCACCCTGGACGAGATCCTGCCGGAACGCGCCGCCAGCAAGCGCGATCCGGCCCTGATGCTGAAGCTGAAAAACGAGCTGACCGAGCTGCGCCGCCTTCTGGCCGGCCGGTGA
- the pheT gene encoding phenylalanine--tRNA ligase subunit beta, which produces MLLSLSWLREFVPYEGTAQELGDRLTMLGLELEEIVRPYDAIAPIVVGHVVECVDHPESDHLHICKVDAGQGELLDIVCGAPNVAAGQKVPVALVGTTMPGGLVIKKAKLRGAPSCGMICSERELGLTEDHSGIMVLPDSAVPGARLVDTLELDREVLDISITPNRADCLSVLGLARETALAFNLPLTIPELPLSEDGPARDLPPVEISDPELCNLYAGRVITGIKIAPSPMRIRHRLHAVGVRPISNIVDVTNYILFECGQPLHSFDLDKLKGGRIIVSPAAQGEKFVTLDGQERTLDARDLCIRDAERAVGLAGVMGGLNTEIDENSSNVFLESAVFRPGTIRKTSRRLGLSSEASYRFERGIDHKRAIWSLDRACAMMVAAAGGKVCPGYTLAEPRPFVPVQIEFRPARANALLGVELSPAFDEKVLSGMGCAITKTSDDSWQVTQPSWRPDLTREADLIEEVGRVHGLDTIAPELPAFLQDLDRAGEPMSTFQFWSRLRHWGAGLGLNEAVNYSFVGHKDLDLLGLPAEGRISIMNPLSAEQDALRTVLAPGLLHDLRNNLAQGAAGVRLFELANTFTAAPSDDPHATGATETGMLGVLLYGQRHDSAWPHAEADMDYSDLKGIVEHLLHFLNLAAPVCRLDESHPYLLPCVRLSVDGTGVGVMGRVRPEMADSFHARKDVWLAELDLGVLRRLHDAAQVRFRSLPVFPPVRRDITVAAPLGVTVGAILDQIMAQKQPLLEGAVLVDSFSPEGSDERNLTFRLTFRHAERTLKDAEVDKVREKVAQSLVQTLGVRI; this is translated from the coding sequence ATGCTGCTTTCTCTTTCGTGGCTGCGCGAATTCGTCCCGTATGAAGGTACGGCACAGGAGCTGGGCGACCGGCTGACCATGCTGGGCCTGGAACTGGAAGAGATCGTGCGCCCCTATGACGCCATCGCCCCCATCGTGGTGGGCCATGTGGTGGAATGCGTCGACCATCCCGAATCCGACCACCTGCACATCTGCAAGGTGGACGCCGGCCAGGGCGAACTGCTGGATATCGTCTGCGGTGCCCCCAACGTGGCCGCCGGCCAGAAAGTCCCCGTGGCCCTGGTGGGCACCACCATGCCCGGCGGCCTGGTCATCAAGAAGGCCAAGCTGCGCGGCGCGCCCTCCTGCGGCATGATCTGTTCCGAACGCGAACTGGGCCTCACCGAGGATCACAGCGGCATCATGGTGCTGCCCGACAGCGCCGTGCCCGGCGCCCGTCTGGTGGACACCCTGGAGCTGGACCGCGAGGTGCTGGACATCTCCATCACCCCCAACCGCGCCGACTGCCTGTCCGTGCTGGGCCTGGCCCGCGAGACCGCCCTGGCCTTCAACCTGCCCCTGACCATCCCCGAGCTGCCCCTGAGCGAGGACGGCCCGGCCCGCGACCTGCCCCCGGTGGAGATCAGCGATCCCGAGCTTTGCAACCTCTATGCCGGCCGCGTCATCACCGGCATCAAGATCGCGCCCTCGCCCATGCGCATCCGTCACCGCCTGCATGCCGTGGGCGTGCGTCCCATCTCCAACATCGTGGACGTGACCAACTACATCCTCTTCGAATGCGGCCAGCCCTTGCATTCCTTCGACCTCGACAAGCTCAAGGGCGGGCGCATCATCGTCAGCCCCGCCGCCCAGGGCGAGAAGTTCGTCACCCTGGACGGCCAGGAACGCACCCTGGACGCCCGTGACCTCTGCATCCGCGACGCCGAGCGCGCCGTGGGCCTGGCCGGTGTCATGGGCGGCCTGAACACCGAGATCGACGAGAACAGCAGCAACGTCTTCCTGGAAAGCGCCGTGTTCCGTCCCGGCACCATCCGCAAGACCTCGCGCCGTCTGGGCCTCTCGTCCGAGGCCTCCTACCGCTTCGAACGCGGCATCGACCACAAGCGCGCCATCTGGTCCCTGGACCGCGCCTGCGCCATGATGGTGGCCGCCGCCGGCGGCAAGGTCTGCCCCGGCTACACCCTGGCCGAGCCCAGGCCCTTCGTGCCCGTGCAGATCGAGTTCCGCCCCGCCCGCGCCAATGCCCTGCTGGGCGTGGAACTGAGCCCCGCCTTCGACGAAAAGGTGCTCTCCGGCATGGGCTGCGCCATCACGAAGACCAGCGACGACAGCTGGCAGGTCACCCAGCCCAGCTGGCGCCCCGACCTGACCCGCGAAGCCGACCTCATCGAAGAGGTGGGCCGCGTGCACGGCCTGGACACCATCGCCCCCGAGCTGCCCGCCTTCCTGCAGGATCTGGACCGCGCCGGAGAACCCATGTCCACCTTCCAGTTCTGGTCCCGCCTGCGCCACTGGGGCGCCGGCCTGGGCCTCAACGAAGCCGTCAACTACAGCTTCGTGGGCCACAAGGACCTGGACCTGCTGGGCCTGCCCGCCGAAGGCCGCATCTCCATCATGAACCCGCTCTCCGCCGAACAGGATGCCCTGCGCACCGTGCTGGCCCCCGGCCTGCTGCATGACCTGCGCAACAACCTGGCCCAGGGCGCCGCGGGCGTGCGCCTGTTCGAGCTGGCCAACACCTTCACGGCCGCTCCCAGCGACGATCCCCACGCCACCGGCGCCACCGAGACCGGCATGCTGGGCGTGCTCCTCTACGGCCAGCGCCACGACAGCGCCTGGCCGCATGCGGAAGCCGACATGGACTACAGCGACCTCAAGGGCATCGTGGAACACCTGCTGCACTTCCTCAACCTCGCCGCCCCCGTGTGCCGGCTGGACGAGAGCCACCCCTACCTGCTGCCCTGCGTGCGCCTGAGCGTGGACGGCACCGGGGTGGGCGTCATGGGCCGCGTGCGCCCCGAGATGGCCGACAGCTTCCACGCCCGCAAGGACGTCTGGCTGGCCGAGCTCGACCTCGGCGTGCTGCGCCGCCTGCATGACGCCGCGCAGGTGCGCTTCAGGAGCCTGCCCGTCTTCCCGCCGGTGCGCCGCGACATCACCGTGGCCGCGCCCCTGGGCGTGACCGTGGGCGCCATCCTGGACCAGATCATGGCCCAGAAGCAGCCCCTGCTGGAAGGCGCCGTGCTGGTGGACAGCTTCAGCCCCGAAGGCAGCGACGAGCGCAACCTCACCTTCCGCCTGACCTTCCGCCATGCCGAACGTACCCTCAAGGATGCGGAAGTGGACAAAGTGCGGGAAAAGGTGGCACAATCCCTGGTGCAGACGCTGGGCGTGCGCATCTAG
- the pheS gene encoding phenylalanine--tRNA ligase subunit alpha has protein sequence MDLMTVLESLVTDLEAGLDRASSLDELEGLRVDFLGRKGKLAQAMSSMAKLPPAERPAVGQKANSVKERLTALFDARKSALEAALEAEALKRFDASLPGRAPWRGSLHPTTLVMEEICGIFSKLGFDIASGPEVENDFYNFESLNMPPEHPARDMQDTLYITERVLMRTHTSPVQVRTMLGRKPPLAIVAPGKVYRRDSDLTHTPMFHQVEGLVVGQDISMAHLRGTLTAFVRSVFGGHTEVRFRPSFFPFTEPSAEVDISCCMCGGKGHIDGEPCRVCKTTGWVEILGCGMVDPAVFASVGYPADVSGFAFGLGVERVAMLKYGIGDLRMFFENDVRFLGQFGLYA, from the coding sequence ATGGATTTGATGACTGTACTGGAAAGCCTGGTTACAGACCTCGAAGCAGGTCTTGACCGGGCTTCTTCGTTGGATGAACTGGAAGGACTGCGGGTGGACTTTCTGGGCCGCAAGGGCAAACTGGCCCAGGCCATGAGTTCCATGGCCAAGCTGCCCCCCGCGGAACGCCCCGCCGTGGGTCAGAAGGCCAACAGCGTCAAGGAGCGCCTCACCGCCCTGTTCGACGCCCGCAAGAGCGCTCTGGAAGCGGCCCTCGAAGCCGAGGCCCTCAAACGCTTCGACGCCTCCCTGCCCGGCCGCGCCCCCTGGCGCGGCTCCCTGCACCCCACCACCCTGGTGATGGAAGAGATCTGCGGCATCTTCAGCAAACTGGGCTTCGACATCGCCTCCGGCCCGGAAGTGGAGAACGACTTCTACAATTTCGAGTCCCTCAACATGCCGCCGGAACACCCCGCCCGCGACATGCAGGACACCCTCTACATCACCGAACGCGTGCTCATGCGCACCCACACCTCCCCCGTGCAGGTGCGCACCATGCTGGGCCGCAAGCCCCCCCTGGCCATCGTGGCCCCCGGCAAGGTCTACCGCCGCGACTCCGACCTGACCCACACCCCCATGTTCCATCAGGTGGAAGGGCTGGTGGTGGGCCAGGACATCAGCATGGCCCATCTGCGCGGCACCCTCACCGCCTTCGTGCGCTCCGTGTTCGGCGGCCATACCGAAGTGCGCTTCCGTCCCAGCTTCTTCCCCTTCACGGAACCCTCGGCCGAGGTGGACATCAGCTGCTGCATGTGCGGCGGCAAGGGCCACATCGACGGCGAGCCCTGCCGCGTGTGCAAGACCACCGGCTGGGTGGAGATCCTGGGCTGCGGCATGGTGGACCCCGCCGTGTTCGCCTCCGTGGGCTATCCCGCCGACGTGAGCGGCTTCGCCTTCGGTCTGGGCGTGGAACGCGTGGCCATGCTCAAGTACGGCATCGGCGACCTGCGCATGTTCTTCGAGAACGACGTGCGTTTCCTCGGCCAGTTCGGCCTGTACGCCTAG
- the rplT gene encoding 50S ribosomal protein L20 — translation MRVKRGLAAHRRHKKYLSAAKGFRGGRSRLYRTAREAVERSLQYSFIGRKHRKRDFRTLWILRINAGARLNGLSYSRLMHGLNKAGIALNRKVLADLAVYHKDDFAKVVEMAKAAL, via the coding sequence ATGCGTGTGAAGAGAGGTCTCGCCGCCCATCGTCGGCACAAAAAGTACCTGAGCGCGGCCAAGGGTTTCCGTGGTGGCCGCAGCCGTCTGTATCGTACCGCCCGTGAGGCTGTGGAGCGTTCGCTCCAGTATTCCTTCATCGGCCGCAAGCACCGCAAACGCGACTTCCGCACCCTGTGGATCCTGCGCATCAACGCCGGCGCGCGCCTGAACGGCCTGTCCTACAGCCGCCTCATGCACGGCCTGAACAAGGCCGGCATCGCCCTGAACCGCAAGGTCCTGGCCGACCTCGCCGTCTACCACAAGGACGATTTCGCCAAGGTGGTGGAAATGGCCAAGGCTGCCCTGTAG
- the rpmI gene encoding 50S ribosomal protein L35 — protein sequence MPKIKTRRSAAKRFELTGSGKYKRRRQNLRHILTKKAPGRKMRLGQAALVDRTNEKAVRRMLPNG from the coding sequence ATGCCCAAGATCAAAACCCGGCGTTCCGCGGCCAAGCGTTTCGAGCTCACCGGCAGCGGCAAGTACAAGCGTCGTCGTCAGAATCTGCGCCACATCCTCACCAAGAAGGCTCCCGGCCGCAAGATGCGCCTGGGCCAGGCCGCCCTCGTTGACCGCACCAACGAGAAGGCCGTGCGCCGCATGCTGCCCAACGGCTAG
- the infC gene encoding translation initiation factor IF-3 has translation MRPRRDMPQDGVRRNEMIRAREVRVIGADGEQLGILQRNEAVALAKEAGMDLVEVASTSEPPVCRIMDYGKFKYEQQKKKQEAKKRQSVVQIKEIKVRPKTDDHDYETKLRHIRRFLEDGDRCKVTVFFRGREIVHKDRGVSILERVVQDLADVAKVDQEPRAEGRTLQMLLVPKK, from the coding sequence ATGAGACCCCGGCGCGACATGCCGCAGGACGGCGTGCGCCGCAACGAGATGATCCGCGCCCGCGAAGTGCGCGTCATCGGCGCCGATGGGGAACAACTGGGTATTTTGCAGCGCAACGAGGCTGTTGCCCTTGCCAAGGAAGCCGGTATGGACCTGGTGGAAGTCGCTTCCACCTCCGAACCGCCTGTCTGCCGCATCATGGACTACGGCAAGTTCAAGTACGAGCAGCAGAAAAAGAAGCAGGAAGCCAAAAAGCGCCAGAGCGTGGTGCAGATCAAGGAGATCAAGGTCCGTCCCAAGACCGACGACCACGACTACGAGACCAAGCTGCGCCACATCCGCCGCTTCCTGGAAGACGGCGACCGCTGCAAGGTGACGGTGTTCTTCCGTGGCCGCGAGATCGTCCACAAGGACCGCGGCGTCAGCATCCTCGAACGCGTCGTGCAGGACCTGGCCGATGTGGCCAAGGTGGACCAGGAGCCCCGTGCCGAAGGCCGCACCCTGCAGATGCTGCTGGTGCCCAAGAAGTAG
- the thrS gene encoding threonine--tRNA ligase, translating into MDVRVEGQVVDAPEQGDVAAVLQKALSGKKFKSVVAARVTAGGTETLCDLSATVPAQCTDITPVYADSPEGLSMIRHSTAHVMAAAVKKLYPSAKVTIGPAVESGFYYDFDVEKPFSSEDFPAIEAEMQSIAGERLPFVRTTMSKADAIEKFRKMGENFKVEIIEGIEGDTVSLYTCGDFTDLCRGPHVPHTGFSRASKILSAAGAYWRGDEKNPMLSRLYGTAFADEKALNAYLKQLEEAKRRDHRKLGRELGFFTFHEDVAPGMVFWLPKGMLMRTILEDFWRREHLKRDYDLVQGPQLLRVETWQRSGHYDHYRQNMYFTQIEDDQYGIKPMNCISHMLIYRNDLRSYRDLPQRYFELGVVHRHEKSGTLHGLLRVRQFTQDDAHILCTPEQLEGEILGVIHLIRDLMHLFGFDYKVGISTRPKDSIGTDEAWELATNALIEAVKKAGMPYEINEGDGAFYGPKIDVRLLDCIGREWQCSTIQVDFTLPERFDLTYVGQDGERHRPVMVHRAIMGSLERFIGVLIEQYAGAMPTWLAPEQARILTVTDAHNEAALKACEELKALGIRVTADTRNEKLGFKVREAQLAKVPYILVVGEKEAQTGGVNVRLRNGDNLGLKSVAEVAALIRTDSEEPFKNGGMRYSFS; encoded by the coding sequence ATGGATGTCCGCGTGGAAGGACAGGTGGTGGACGCCCCCGAACAGGGTGATGTGGCCGCTGTTCTGCAGAAAGCGCTGAGCGGCAAAAAATTCAAATCCGTGGTGGCTGCGCGCGTGACCGCAGGGGGCACGGAGACTTTGTGCGACCTTTCCGCCACCGTGCCCGCCCAGTGTACCGACATCACTCCCGTGTACGCCGATTCTCCCGAAGGCCTGAGCATGATCCGCCATTCCACGGCCCATGTCATGGCCGCCGCGGTGAAAAAGCTTTATCCCTCGGCCAAGGTGACCATCGGTCCCGCTGTGGAGAGCGGCTTCTACTACGACTTCGACGTGGAAAAGCCCTTCTCCAGCGAGGACTTCCCGGCCATCGAGGCAGAGATGCAGAGTATCGCCGGCGAACGCCTGCCCTTCGTGCGCACCACCATGAGCAAGGCCGACGCCATCGAGAAGTTCCGCAAGATGGGCGAGAACTTCAAGGTGGAGATCATCGAAGGCATCGAGGGCGACACGGTCTCCCTGTACACCTGCGGCGATTTCACCGACCTGTGCCGCGGCCCCCACGTGCCGCACACCGGCTTTTCCAGGGCCAGCAAGATCCTTTCCGCTGCCGGCGCCTACTGGCGCGGCGACGAAAAGAACCCCATGCTCTCCCGTCTGTACGGCACCGCCTTTGCCGACGAGAAGGCCCTCAACGCCTATCTGAAGCAGCTGGAAGAAGCCAAGCGCCGCGACCACCGCAAGCTGGGCCGCGAACTGGGCTTCTTCACCTTCCATGAAGACGTGGCCCCGGGCATGGTCTTCTGGCTGCCCAAGGGCATGCTGATGCGCACCATCCTGGAAGACTTCTGGCGCCGCGAGCACCTCAAGCGCGACTACGACCTGGTGCAGGGCCCGCAGCTGCTGCGCGTGGAGACCTGGCAGCGCTCCGGTCACTACGACCATTACCGCCAGAACATGTATTTCACCCAGATCGAGGACGATCAGTACGGCATCAAGCCCATGAACTGCATCTCGCACATGCTGATCTACCGCAACGATCTGCGCAGCTACCGTGACCTGCCCCAGCGCTACTTCGAGCTGGGCGTGGTGCACCGCCACGAAAAGAGCGGCACCCTGCACGGCCTGCTGCGTGTGCGCCAGTTCACCCAGGACGATGCCCACATCCTGTGCACGCCCGAACAGCTGGAAGGCGAGATCCTCGGTGTCATCCACCTGATCCGCGACCTGATGCACCTGTTCGGCTTCGACTACAAGGTGGGCATCTCCACCCGTCCCAAGGACAGCATCGGGACCGACGAAGCCTGGGAACTGGCGACCAATGCCCTGATCGAGGCCGTGAAGAAGGCCGGCATGCCCTACGAGATCAACGAGGGCGACGGCGCCTTCTACGGCCCCAAGATCGACGTGCGCCTGCTGGACTGCATCGGTCGTGAATGGCAGTGCTCCACCATCCAGGTGGACTTCACCCTGCCCGAACGTTTCGACCTGACCTATGTGGGCCAGGACGGCGAACGTCATCGCCCTGTCATGGTGCACCGGGCCATCATGGGCTCGCTGGAGCGCTTCATCGGTGTGCTCATCGAGCAGTACGCCGGCGCCATGCCCACCTGGCTGGCGCCCGAACAAGCCCGGATCCTGACGGTCACCGATGCCCACAACGAAGCCGCGCTCAAGGCCTGCGAGGAGCTGAAAGCTCTGGGGATCCGCGTGACGGCCGATACGCGCAACGAGAAGCTGGGCTTCAAGGTGCGCGAGGCGCAGCTGGCCAAGGTACCGTATATTCTGGTGGTTGGGGAAAAGGAAGCGCAGACGGGCGGCGTCAATGTGCGTCTGCGCAATGGGGACAACCTGGGGCTCAAGTCCGTGGCGGAAGTGGCTGCCCTGATCCGTACGGACAGCGAAGAGCCTTTCAAGAATGGAGGGATGCGCTATAGCTTCTCCTAA